One genomic window of Microbacterium sp. BH-3-3-3 includes the following:
- a CDS encoding TraR/DksA C4-type zinc finger protein — MDAERAARMLDERQREVDHRLSRLREDEASLRHDRADATADDEHDPEGSTLSGEWAQVDALRRGAEAERDEILAARERVAAATFGVCENCGRPIAEARLEARPFARRCIDCASGRRP, encoded by the coding sequence ATGGATGCCGAACGAGCCGCCCGCATGCTCGACGAGCGCCAGCGCGAGGTCGACCACCGGCTGTCGCGGCTGCGCGAAGACGAAGCGAGCCTGCGTCACGACCGCGCCGACGCCACGGCCGACGACGAGCACGACCCCGAGGGGTCGACCCTGTCGGGTGAGTGGGCGCAGGTCGATGCGCTGCGGCGCGGCGCCGAGGCCGAGCGTGACGAGATCCTCGCGGCGCGGGAACGCGTGGCCGCCGCGACGTTCGGCGTCTGCGAGAACTGCGGCCGCCCGATCGCCGAGGCCCGGCTCGAGGCCCGCCCCTTCGCTCGCCGCTGCATCGACTGCGCGAGCGGGCGACGCCCGTAG
- a CDS encoding response regulator transcription factor: MRVLIVEDEPYLAEAIRDGLRLEAIAADIAGDGDTALELLGYTAYDVVVLDRDIPGPNGDEIARELSARPAAPRVLMLTAADRLDDKARGFESGADDYLTKPFVLKELVLRLRALARRPAAGTPPVLERDGIRLDPFRREVYRDGRYVSLTRKQFAVLEVLLAAAGGVVSTETLLERAWDENADPFTNAVRITISTLRKRLGEPWLIQTVAGVGYRVGSADE, from the coding sequence ATGCGTGTGCTGATCGTCGAGGACGAGCCCTACCTCGCCGAAGCGATCCGCGATGGTCTGCGGCTCGAGGCGATCGCGGCCGACATCGCCGGCGACGGCGACACCGCCCTGGAACTGCTCGGGTACACCGCCTACGACGTCGTCGTGCTGGACCGCGACATCCCCGGCCCGAACGGCGACGAGATCGCGCGCGAGCTCTCGGCTCGGCCGGCGGCCCCGCGCGTGCTCATGCTCACCGCCGCCGACCGACTCGACGACAAGGCCCGCGGGTTCGAGAGCGGCGCCGACGACTACCTCACCAAGCCCTTCGTGCTCAAGGAGCTCGTGCTGCGCCTGCGCGCCCTCGCCCGGCGCCCCGCGGCCGGGACTCCCCCGGTGCTCGAGCGCGACGGCATCCGCCTGGACCCCTTCCGGCGCGAGGTCTACCGCGACGGACGCTACGTGTCTCTCACCCGCAAGCAGTTCGCGGTGCTCGAGGTGCTGCTGGCCGCGGCCGGCGGGGTCGTGAGCACCGAGACGCTGCTCGAACGCGCGTGGGACGAGAACGCCGATCCCTTCACCAACGCCGTCCGCATCACGATCTCGACGTTGCGCAAACGGCTCGGCGAGCCGTGGCTGATCCAGACGGTCGCCGGGGTGGGCTACCGCGTCGGGTCCGCCGATGAGTGA
- a CDS encoding aromatic acid exporter family protein — translation MRDSLTFRSARRIPLLQVAKSAVAVVAAWLIAGWLVQGPPPIFAAIAALLVVQPSINQSFTRAVERSVGVIVGVVIAALLGLVFGSQPWVALLSAGVALVVAWAARMSPGATNQIAISALLVLALGTATPNYALDRVLETLIGAAIGIVVNAALVPPVLVPAAREKVDVLGRELAEALERLADALEAPQTPGSLEGLLLEARLLRPVRDGAADAIRDAADSLALNPRSGRHRSDLATMGDLLERFTPVVTQTIGMTRAVYDGYEKTIVDEPAVRAIAEQLHRAAHDVRLAFALDAGPERVVVEEPALTRPLQIRTPSTAHWVLVGSLLMDLHRIHETLRDDDA, via the coding sequence ATGCGCGACAGCCTGACGTTCCGCTCCGCCCGGCGCATCCCTCTCCTGCAGGTCGCGAAATCGGCCGTCGCGGTCGTGGCCGCCTGGCTGATCGCCGGGTGGCTCGTGCAGGGCCCGCCGCCGATCTTCGCCGCCATCGCGGCCCTGCTCGTGGTGCAGCCGAGCATCAACCAGTCGTTCACCCGCGCGGTCGAGCGCAGCGTCGGCGTGATCGTCGGCGTCGTGATCGCCGCACTGCTCGGGCTCGTGTTCGGTTCCCAGCCGTGGGTGGCGCTGCTGTCGGCGGGCGTCGCCCTCGTCGTCGCGTGGGCCGCGCGCATGTCGCCCGGAGCCACCAACCAGATCGCGATCAGCGCCCTGCTGGTGCTCGCCCTCGGGACGGCGACCCCCAACTACGCCCTCGACCGCGTGCTCGAGACCCTCATCGGCGCGGCGATCGGCATCGTCGTCAACGCCGCGCTCGTGCCTCCCGTGCTCGTCCCCGCCGCGCGCGAGAAGGTCGACGTGCTGGGGCGGGAACTAGCCGAAGCGCTCGAACGCCTGGCCGACGCGCTCGAGGCACCGCAGACCCCCGGCTCGCTCGAGGGCCTGCTGCTCGAGGCCCGCCTGCTGCGCCCCGTGCGTGACGGCGCCGCCGATGCGATCCGCGACGCGGCGGATTCCTTGGCGCTGAATCCCCGCAGCGGCCGTCACCGCAGCGATCTGGCCACCATGGGCGACCTGCTCGAGCGGTTCACCCCCGTCGTCACGCAGACGATCGGCATGACCCGAGCGGTGTACGACGGGTACGAGAAGACGATCGTCGACGAACCCGCCGTACGCGCCATCGCCGAGCAGCTGCACCGGGCTGCCCACGACGTCCGCCTCGCGTTCGCGCTCGACGCGGGTCCCGAGCGGGTGGTCGTCGAGGAGCCCGCGCTCACCCGTCCGCTGCAGATCCGCACCCCCTCGACGGCGCACTGGGTGCTCGTGGGGTCGCTGCTCATGGATCTGCACCGCATCCACGAGACCCTGCGCGACGACGACGCATGA
- a CDS encoding glycine cleavage system protein R: MTTLVLTVVGDDRAGLVSAVADIVDAHGGNWENSELAELAGAFAGIVEVSVAPDRADGLRAALEGLAGTLTVTVHARTPAPAASVPRTVTLDVVGNDRPGIVREISTALSARGASIERMSTQTTDAAMAGGRLFEAVITATLGPDVVVDDLVADLEHLAAEIQVDVSLLE; encoded by the coding sequence ATGACCACCCTCGTGCTCACCGTCGTCGGCGACGATCGCGCCGGACTCGTCTCGGCGGTCGCCGACATCGTCGACGCCCACGGCGGCAACTGGGAGAACAGCGAACTGGCCGAACTGGCCGGGGCGTTCGCCGGGATCGTCGAGGTGTCGGTGGCGCCCGACCGCGCCGATGGCCTGCGCGCCGCCCTCGAGGGCCTGGCCGGAACCCTCACCGTCACCGTGCATGCCCGCACGCCCGCGCCGGCGGCATCCGTTCCCCGCACCGTCACTCTCGACGTGGTCGGCAACGACCGGCCGGGGATCGTGCGCGAGATCTCGACCGCGCTGAGTGCGCGGGGCGCCAGCATCGAACGCATGTCGACGCAGACGACGGATGCCGCGATGGCCGGCGGTCGCCTGTTCGAGGCCGTGATCACCGCCACGCTCGGCCCCGACGTCGTCGTCGACGACCTGGTGGCCGACCTCGAGCACCTCGCGGCGGAGATCCAGGTCGACGTCTCGCTGCTGGAGTAG
- a CDS encoding SCO4848 family membrane protein, with product MEPVLITLLFANAVFNAVVWPRFYVRVAKDPRAKNAAGKATPFLIVHTVLIALALTLALASLIAGIAALVG from the coding sequence ATGGAACCCGTGCTCATCACGCTGCTGTTCGCCAATGCCGTCTTCAACGCGGTCGTCTGGCCGCGCTTCTACGTGCGCGTGGCGAAAGACCCCCGTGCCAAGAACGCCGCGGGCAAGGCCACGCCGTTCCTCATCGTGCACACCGTGCTGATCGCCCTGGCATTGACCCTCGCGCTCGCCTCCCTGATCGCCGGCATCGCCGCCCTCGTCGGCTGA
- a CDS encoding membrane protein insertase YidC, protein MDLFALPPLALLLDLTTRAMLALTAALDPVAGTAAAALAVVVVTLAVRLLLIPVGVSQARAEQTRARLAPRLRTLRERWGKNPERLQRETLQLYRDEGTSPAAGCLPMLAQAPIVGLLYAVFLHPNVGGQSNALLSHDLLGVPLGRSLIGALGSGTVDAATLALIGALVVVIAGVAELTRRLLRPPVDPSAPAWTTGMVGALQFTTAVVALFVPLAAGLYLTVTTVWTLVQRVLLRRRYPLPS, encoded by the coding sequence GTGGACCTCTTCGCCCTTCCTCCCCTCGCCCTGCTCCTCGACCTCACCACGCGAGCGATGCTCGCCCTCACCGCCGCCCTCGATCCCGTCGCCGGCACCGCCGCGGCCGCTCTCGCGGTCGTCGTCGTGACACTCGCCGTGCGCCTCCTGCTCATTCCCGTCGGCGTCTCGCAGGCTCGGGCCGAGCAGACCCGCGCGCGTCTCGCTCCGCGCCTGAGGACGCTGCGCGAACGCTGGGGGAAGAATCCCGAGCGCCTGCAGCGCGAGACCCTGCAGCTGTACCGCGACGAGGGAACCTCTCCCGCGGCGGGATGCCTGCCGATGCTCGCGCAGGCTCCGATCGTGGGACTGCTCTACGCCGTGTTCCTGCATCCGAACGTCGGCGGTCAATCCAACGCCCTGCTCTCGCACGATCTGCTGGGCGTGCCGCTCGGACGCAGCCTCATCGGCGCGCTCGGCTCGGGAACGGTGGATGCCGCGACCCTCGCCCTGATCGGAGCGCTCGTCGTGGTGATCGCGGGCGTGGCCGAGCTCACGCGGCGGCTCCTGCGGCCTCCCGTCGACCCCTCGGCCCCCGCGTGGACGACGGGCATGGTGGGCGCGCTGCAGTTCACCACCGCCGTCGTCGCCCTGTTCGTGCCGCTCGCGGCCGGGCTCTATCTCACCGTGACGACGGTGTGGACCCTGGTGCAGCGTGTGCTGCTGCGACGCCGGTATCCGCTGCCGTCGTGA
- a CDS encoding MFS transporter, with amino-acid sequence MTTPVAAHRPLIHHTGFWYFPVAFVARLPFAMMTVGVLALVVAMRGSVALGGLTSAAVGLGVVVAGPVLGDLADRFGQRRVLVPVGVANGILLAIFPLVVANAGADALLLSAAAAIGLTGPQTAAMSRSRVMALIGDRVDPARRERTFSRAMAYESAADETAFVIGPFVVGVLAALIAPWAPIAGAAVLSFVFVTAFALHPTGRAVPERSARAAMAPFRELVHPRMLVLVAAVFGVGLFFGSTLTSLTAFMEAQGAPEAGALLYGVMGVGSAVLALAVAALPVRFSLRWRLVAFSIVLTASAGAYTVGGSVATVTTVLCLMGIGVGPSLVTLFSLAGNRAPRGRTASTMTILASALTLAQALSSAVTGAVAESVSVQTAMLFPAVAALLVLAMAALNASAAPRWDAVTTAADTGVAAAHAAPGSTPSSR; translated from the coding sequence ATGACCACGCCCGTCGCCGCCCATCGCCCGCTGATCCACCACACCGGGTTCTGGTACTTCCCCGTCGCGTTCGTCGCACGACTGCCGTTCGCAATGATGACGGTGGGCGTGCTCGCCCTGGTCGTCGCGATGCGCGGCTCGGTCGCTCTCGGTGGTCTCACCTCGGCGGCCGTGGGCCTGGGCGTGGTGGTCGCCGGTCCCGTGCTCGGGGACCTCGCCGACCGCTTCGGGCAGCGGCGCGTGCTCGTGCCGGTCGGTGTGGCCAACGGCATCCTGCTCGCGATATTCCCCCTGGTCGTGGCGAACGCCGGCGCCGACGCGCTCCTGCTGTCGGCGGCCGCCGCCATCGGCCTGACCGGACCGCAGACGGCGGCGATGTCGCGCAGTCGTGTGATGGCCCTCATCGGCGACCGGGTGGACCCCGCGCGTCGCGAACGCACCTTCTCGCGGGCCATGGCCTACGAGTCCGCCGCCGATGAGACGGCCTTCGTCATCGGACCGTTCGTCGTCGGTGTGCTCGCCGCCCTCATCGCCCCGTGGGCGCCCATCGCCGGTGCCGCGGTGCTGAGTTTCGTCTTCGTCACCGCCTTCGCGCTGCACCCGACCGGGCGGGCCGTGCCCGAACGCTCGGCGCGGGCGGCGATGGCCCCCTTCCGCGAGCTGGTGCATCCGCGCATGCTCGTGCTGGTGGCCGCGGTCTTCGGCGTCGGGCTGTTCTTCGGTTCGACGCTCACCTCGCTCACCGCGTTCATGGAGGCGCAGGGGGCACCCGAGGCGGGGGCACTGCTGTACGGCGTGATGGGGGTGGGGTCGGCCGTGCTCGCGCTGGCCGTCGCCGCGCTCCCCGTGCGGTTCTCACTCCGGTGGCGCCTGGTGGCGTTCTCGATCGTCCTCACGGCTTCGGCCGGGGCGTACACGGTCGGCGGCTCGGTCGCGACCGTGACCACCGTGCTGTGCCTGATGGGGATCGGCGTCGGCCCCTCGCTCGTGACGCTCTTCAGCCTCGCCGGAAACCGCGCACCACGCGGGCGCACGGCGTCGACCATGACGATCCTCGCCTCGGCCCTCACCCTCGCGCAGGCGCTGTCGTCGGCGGTGACGGGCGCCGTCGCCGAGAGCGTCTCGGTGCAGACCGCGATGCTGTTCCCCGCGGTCGCGGCCCTGCTGGTGCTGGCGATGGCCGCGCTGAACGCCTCCGCCGCCCCACGATGGGATGCCGTCACGACGGCAGCGGATACCGGCGTCGCAGCAGCACACGCTGCACCAGGGTCCACACCGTCGTCACGGTGA
- a CDS encoding helix-turn-helix domain-containing protein, translated as MNVSLADLRAEQPGVFQDGCPTRTVLDHVMGKWGVLVLMALSDGTQRWGVLRRNVSGISEKMLASTLKTLEADGLVDRTAYPEVPPRVEYRLTDRGRDLMERVIPLMQWVATHADDIVSRRG; from the coding sequence ATGAACGTCAGTCTTGCGGATCTCCGCGCTGAACAACCGGGTGTCTTCCAAGACGGGTGCCCCACCCGCACGGTGCTCGACCACGTCATGGGCAAGTGGGGCGTGCTCGTGCTGATGGCCCTGTCCGACGGCACCCAGCGGTGGGGCGTGCTGCGGCGCAACGTTTCGGGGATCAGCGAGAAGATGCTCGCCAGCACGCTGAAGACCCTCGAGGCCGACGGTCTCGTCGACCGCACCGCCTACCCCGAGGTGCCCCCGCGCGTCGAGTACCGCCTCACCGACCGGGGGCGCGATCTGATGGAACGGGTGATCCCGCTCATGCAATGGGTCGCCACGCACGCCGATGACATCGTCTCGCGCCGGGGCTGA
- a CDS encoding DUF6412 domain-containing protein has product MFASLISMLTVLLASAELALTPGDGAPLLAIVLAAAVVVTAVVVLVVLPALLASVSPPSSRPIDPSAPVAQSDPDAAGHPRPRAPGHAVRTA; this is encoded by the coding sequence GTGTTCGCATCGCTGATCAGCATGCTCACCGTGCTGCTCGCCTCGGCCGAGCTCGCCCTCACCCCCGGCGACGGTGCACCGCTGCTGGCGATCGTGCTCGCCGCGGCGGTCGTGGTCACCGCGGTCGTGGTGCTCGTGGTCCTCCCCGCACTGCTGGCGTCCGTCTCACCGCCGTCGTCGCGGCCGATCGATCCGTCGGCGCCCGTCGCGCAGAGCGACCCCGACGCGGCCGGTCATCCTCGTCCCCGCGCGCCGGGGCACGCGGTCCGCACCGCGTAG
- a CDS encoding LON peptidase substrate-binding domain-containing protein: protein MGTAMFPLGAVLFPHTPLALRIFEERYLVMLGRLLDETDPSFGVVLIERGSETGGGDQRFAVGTMAQLSHVVPQAGQMQIVARGTERFEVTGWLDDAPYPRADVRALPDLEWNDALAPLLEEAERIVRRVLGRAQQFGGTRWDAEVELSEEPLPRAWQIAAIAPIGELDQMELLRSATLGGLLRATIDLTLAAEPLLADPVPDGVIVVDDEDEDDDSL, encoded by the coding sequence ATGGGTACCGCGATGTTCCCCCTGGGCGCCGTCCTCTTCCCGCACACGCCGCTGGCGCTGCGCATCTTCGAGGAGCGCTACCTCGTCATGCTCGGTCGACTGCTCGATGAGACCGACCCCTCGTTCGGCGTGGTCCTCATCGAGCGCGGCAGCGAGACCGGTGGGGGCGACCAGCGCTTCGCCGTCGGCACGATGGCGCAGCTGAGCCACGTCGTGCCGCAGGCCGGCCAGATGCAGATCGTCGCACGCGGCACGGAGCGGTTCGAGGTCACGGGGTGGCTCGACGACGCACCGTACCCCCGGGCCGATGTGCGGGCCCTCCCCGACCTCGAATGGAACGACGCACTCGCCCCTCTGCTCGAGGAGGCCGAGCGCATCGTGCGGCGGGTGCTGGGGCGTGCTCAGCAGTTCGGCGGCACCCGGTGGGATGCCGAAGTCGAACTGTCGGAGGAGCCCCTGCCCCGGGCCTGGCAGATTGCCGCGATCGCGCCGATCGGCGAGCTGGACCAGATGGAGCTGCTGCGCTCGGCGACCCTCGGCGGTCTGCTGCGCGCCACGATCGACCTCACCCTCGCCGCGGAGCCCCTGCTGGCCGATCCCGTGCCCGATGGCGTGATCGTCGTCGACGACGAGGACGAGGACGACGACAGCCTCTGA
- a CDS encoding VanZ family protein gives MSDRSAPSPTTARILLATAVLTVVAGLTLAPRAVAWPARTLVLDALDHLPPRWNDLLLGGNADTALNIAFFVPLGAALALLLPLRWSPASVLVAAAVSLTVEVAQTVLPGRVSDPGDVVANAAGALVGTVVVVFARVMFRGDRGSAQRGSRRRA, from the coding sequence GTGTCCGATCGCTCTGCGCCCTCTCCGACCACCGCGCGCATCCTGCTCGCCACCGCCGTGCTCACCGTCGTGGCGGGGCTGACGCTCGCTCCGCGGGCCGTCGCCTGGCCCGCGCGCACGCTCGTCCTCGATGCGCTCGACCACCTCCCGCCGCGGTGGAACGACCTGCTGCTCGGCGGCAACGCCGACACCGCGCTCAACATCGCGTTCTTCGTGCCGCTCGGCGCCGCGCTCGCGCTCCTGCTGCCGCTGCGATGGTCTCCGGCATCCGTCCTCGTGGCGGCCGCGGTGTCGCTCACGGTGGAGGTCGCGCAGACGGTGCTGCCCGGTCGCGTGTCGGATCCGGGCGACGTGGTGGCGAACGCCGCCGGCGCCCTGGTCGGCACGGTCGTCGTGGTCTTCGCGCGGGTGATGTTCCGCGGGGATCGCGGGTCGGCTCAGCGTGGCAGCCGCAGACGGGCGTGA
- a CDS encoding DUF2834 domain-containing protein, with product MRELRRHWTPTAVVFLALAVAGLVGTWTFNVFAIVQMRDFVGDLVSSGPAVSSITVDLLVVAVAGSIFVIVEARRIGMRFGWLYVVLSGVTAFAFTFPLFLAMRQRHLTAHPDRRTA from the coding sequence ATGAGAGAGCTCCGCCGTCACTGGACCCCGACCGCCGTCGTCTTCCTCGCGTTGGCCGTCGCCGGCCTCGTGGGCACGTGGACCTTCAACGTCTTCGCGATCGTGCAGATGCGCGACTTCGTCGGCGACCTCGTCTCGAGCGGACCGGCCGTGTCGTCGATCACCGTCGACCTGCTGGTCGTCGCCGTGGCGGGGAGCATCTTCGTCATCGTCGAGGCACGTCGTATCGGAATGCGCTTCGGCTGGCTGTATGTCGTGCTGTCGGGGGTGACGGCGTTCGCGTTCACGTTTCCGCTCTTCCTGGCGATGCGCCAGCGTCACCTGACGGCGCACCCCGACCGCAGGACGGCGTGA
- a CDS encoding isocitrate lyase/phosphoenolpyruvate mutase family protein — MSALSDKAQSFARLHTAPEILRVVNIWDVVSARAIAALPETKALATAGHSIAATFGYEDGENIPVELMLDMVGRIVAAVDVPVTADLDSGFGNPGETTRRAIGVGVVGANVEDKVKPLADAVAAVEAVIAAGEAEGVPFVLNARTDVFLKGADRPLDEKVADAIERGRAFLAAGATSVFVPGLLDAETTRRLVEGLGERTLSVIGVPGALTAAEYEALGVARISYGPQTQRVALTALQDLAIDLYGDGVIPSSVRALN, encoded by the coding sequence ATGAGCGCTCTCAGCGACAAGGCACAGTCGTTCGCGCGGTTGCACACCGCCCCCGAGATCTTGCGGGTCGTGAACATCTGGGACGTGGTCTCGGCCCGGGCGATCGCCGCCCTGCCCGAGACGAAGGCCCTCGCGACGGCCGGTCACTCGATCGCCGCGACCTTCGGCTACGAAGACGGCGAGAACATCCCCGTCGAGCTCATGCTCGACATGGTCGGTCGCATCGTCGCCGCCGTCGATGTGCCGGTCACGGCCGACCTCGACTCCGGCTTCGGCAACCCCGGTGAGACGACCCGCCGCGCCATCGGCGTGGGTGTGGTCGGCGCCAACGTCGAAGACAAGGTGAAGCCGCTGGCCGACGCGGTCGCCGCGGTCGAGGCCGTCATCGCTGCGGGTGAGGCCGAGGGCGTGCCGTTCGTGCTCAACGCCCGCACCGACGTGTTCCTCAAGGGCGCCGACCGTCCGCTCGACGAAAAGGTGGCGGATGCCATCGAGCGTGGCCGCGCCTTCCTCGCTGCCGGGGCGACCTCGGTGTTCGTGCCCGGACTGCTGGATGCCGAGACCACCCGGCGCCTGGTCGAGGGTCTGGGGGAGCGCACGCTCAGCGTCATCGGCGTGCCGGGCGCGCTCACCGCGGCCGAATACGAGGCGCTCGGCGTCGCCCGCATCTCGTACGGTCCGCAGACCCAGCGCGTCGCCCTGACCGCCCTGCAGGATCTGGCGATCGACCTCTACGGCGACGGCGTCATCCCCTCCTCGGTGCGCGCACTGAACTGA
- a CDS encoding SDR family oxidoreductase, producing the protein MTLLVTAASGHLGRLVIDALLERGVSASDIVAGVRTLAKADDLAARGVGVVELDYSRPETLAPAFASVTRVLLISGTDADRVAGHRNVIDAARAAGVERLVYTSAPRVDEVDYALGADHKATEAAIAASGVEATILRHNWYTENYLDAVARATETGEIVAAVGQALVASASRRDYAEADAVALIGDEFRGQTLELGGDVAWDYDELARAASEVVGRPVTYTSVSVEQLTAGLQAAGLDAGTAAFVAGIDDAIARGALSRIDGTLARIIGRPTTPLVEGLRAGLAAR; encoded by the coding sequence ATGACCCTCCTCGTCACCGCCGCCTCCGGACACCTCGGCCGTCTCGTCATCGACGCCCTGCTCGAACGCGGGGTCTCGGCATCCGACATCGTCGCGGGCGTGCGCACCCTCGCCAAAGCCGACGACCTGGCCGCTCGCGGCGTGGGCGTCGTCGAGCTCGACTACTCCCGCCCCGAGACGCTCGCCCCGGCCTTCGCGTCGGTGACCCGCGTGCTGCTCATCTCGGGAACCGACGCGGATCGCGTCGCGGGGCACCGCAACGTCATCGACGCCGCGCGCGCGGCCGGCGTCGAGCGCCTCGTCTACACCAGCGCCCCGCGCGTCGACGAGGTCGACTACGCCCTCGGCGCCGACCACAAGGCGACCGAGGCCGCGATCGCCGCGTCGGGGGTGGAGGCCACGATCCTGCGCCACAACTGGTACACCGAGAACTACCTCGACGCCGTCGCCCGGGCGACCGAGACGGGCGAGATCGTCGCCGCCGTCGGCCAGGCCCTCGTGGCCAGCGCCAGCCGGCGCGACTACGCCGAGGCCGACGCCGTGGCGCTGATCGGCGACGAGTTCCGCGGTCAGACGCTCGAGCTCGGCGGCGACGTCGCCTGGGACTACGACGAGCTGGCGCGGGCGGCATCCGAGGTCGTGGGTCGCCCCGTGACCTACACGTCGGTGTCGGTGGAGCAGCTCACCGCGGGGCTGCAGGCGGCGGGACTGGATGCCGGTACGGCGGCGTTCGTCGCCGGTATCGACGACGCGATCGCCCGGGGCGCGCTGTCGCGCATCGACGGCACGCTCGCGCGCATCATCGGTCGGCCCACGACTCCGCTGGTCGAGGGCCTGCGCGCCGGTCTCGCCGCCCGCTGA
- a CDS encoding DUF3054 domain-containing protein, with amino-acid sequence MPTPRRSPVLPFVLDAVLVVVFAGIGRSTHDGDVFGPFGSQLAITAWPFLAALAIGWLVTRAWRDPLAVVRAGLPLWAITVALGMVLRVVSGQGVAVAFVIVAAITLALLLIGWRGIARLVARSRRR; translated from the coding sequence GTGCCGACTCCTCGCCGCTCCCCCGTCCTGCCGTTCGTCCTCGACGCCGTGCTCGTGGTCGTCTTCGCCGGCATCGGTCGCTCCACGCACGACGGCGACGTGTTCGGACCGTTCGGCTCGCAGCTCGCGATCACCGCCTGGCCGTTCCTCGCCGCGTTGGCCATCGGCTGGCTCGTCACGCGCGCCTGGCGTGACCCGCTGGCGGTCGTGCGCGCGGGCCTGCCGCTGTGGGCCATCACGGTCGCGCTCGGCATGGTGCTGCGCGTGGTGAGCGGTCAGGGCGTCGCCGTGGCGTTCGTCATCGTCGCCGCGATCACCCTGGCGCTCCTGCTCATCGGATGGCGCGGCATCGCCCGACTGGTCGCGCGGTCGCGCCGACGCTGA
- a CDS encoding HAMP domain-containing sensor histidine kinase, producing MSERPAGLSVRLKLTLSYAAFVVVVGVAVFVLGFLVLRFLPEGNLSSESGAFTPGRRDLVEAFVRYAWYTVIGLAALGLGGGWFVAGLMLRPLTRITDAARAVRDGDLQHRAALPGRRDELTDLADTFDAMLTRVGETLDEEKRFAANASHELRTPHATMRTLLEVAHADPAGVDLPTLLHRLEVTNERAIDLTEALLDLARVDLAVAGRAGERPRHTTDVGALVTAAVDDERDAAAAAGIDLAVPAATGVVARVDATLVRQAVGNLVCNAVVHNVAGGWVRIAVGGDETDVIVDVANSGAPLARELVATLAEPFVRGAGRTRGRSDGTGLGLAIVASVARAHRGRLELWPRADGGLHARLRLPR from the coding sequence ATGAGTGAGCGCCCGGCGGGACTCTCGGTCCGGCTCAAGCTCACTCTCAGCTACGCGGCCTTCGTCGTGGTCGTGGGCGTGGCGGTGTTCGTGCTGGGCTTCCTCGTGCTGCGGTTCCTGCCCGAGGGCAACCTCTCGTCCGAGAGCGGGGCCTTCACCCCCGGCCGGCGCGATCTGGTCGAGGCGTTCGTGCGATACGCCTGGTACACCGTGATCGGGCTCGCGGCCCTCGGCCTCGGCGGCGGATGGTTCGTGGCCGGTCTCATGCTGCGCCCGCTGACGCGCATCACGGACGCTGCCCGTGCCGTGCGCGACGGAGACCTGCAACACCGCGCGGCGCTGCCCGGGCGCCGCGACGAACTCACCGATCTCGCCGACACCTTCGACGCGATGCTCACCCGCGTGGGCGAGACCCTCGACGAGGAGAAGCGCTTCGCGGCCAACGCGTCGCACGAGCTGCGCACCCCGCACGCCACGATGCGCACGCTGCTCGAAGTGGCGCACGCCGATCCCGCGGGCGTCGATCTGCCGACACTTCTGCACCGCCTCGAGGTCACCAACGAACGCGCCATCGACCTCACCGAGGCGCTCCTCGATCTCGCGCGGGTCGACCTCGCGGTCGCCGGACGAGCCGGTGAACGGCCGCGGCACACGACCGATGTCGGAGCCCTGGTCACCGCGGCGGTCGACGACGAACGCGACGCGGCCGCCGCCGCCGGCATCGATCTCGCCGTCCCTGCCGCGACGGGCGTCGTGGCGCGCGTCGATGCGACCCTGGTCCGCCAGGCGGTGGGGAATCTCGTCTGCAACGCCGTCGTGCACAACGTCGCCGGCGGTTGGGTGCGGATCGCGGTGGGCGGCGACGAGACCGACGTCATCGTCGACGTCGCGAACTCCGGAGCCCCGCTCGCACGCGAACTCGTCGCCACGCTCGCCGAGCCCTTCGTGCGGGGAGCGGGTCGCACCCGTGGCCGGTCCGACGGAACGGGTCTCGGACTCGCCATCGTCGCCTCGGTCGCCCGGGCGCACCGGGGCCGGCTCGAGCTGTGGCCGAGGGCGGACGGCGGGCTTCACGCCCGTCTGCGGCTGCCACGCTGA